In Spiroplasma chinense, the DNA window GTAAATTACTATATAGAAGATAGAGAACACAGTTCCAAATCTTCTTCCTAAAAATTGGGCACCCATTGTTGCCATAGTATTGTGATCATCTTTTTTTGCAGCTGTTGATGCTTCAATAAAAGAAAACATCATCATACACGCGAACACTCCAACAAATAATCAAACAGCCATAGCCACTCATGGATTATTTCCTGCAGCTTTAAGAACTCCGTCGTTACTTGAATTTTTTAAATAGATTCCCGATCCTACAACAATTCCAAAGGTAAGAGAAAAGATTGTTAGAAATTCAAACGTTTTGTTTTTGAATTTATTTTTCTTATTTACCTTTACCATTTTTTTCTATACCTCGTTGTATTTCTTTTTTAAATGAAATAATAACATTTGAATATCAGCTGGATTAACTCCAGTTATTCTTGAAGCTTGACCGATTGAAACAGGTCTTACCTTTTCTAGTTTTTGTCTTGCCTCTAATGCTATATTTTCTACTGTAGAGTAATCTATGTCAGTTGGAATTTGTTTTGTTTCCAACCTCACAAATTTATTTATTGTTTCGTTTTCTTTTTTTATGTAACCTTCAAATCTGATGTTAATTAAAACATTTTGTAATTGATTGTCGGTTAAATTATTTAATTCATTAATATATTTTTTTAAAACATTTATCTCTACCTTTGGTTGTTTAAGAATCTCATAAGCACTTAACCCTTGAGTTAAATGTGCTTGATCTAAATTATCTAATTCAATTGCAAGTTCAGTTTTTGGACTGAATCTTATTTCTTTTAAAAGTTCGATTGTTTGTTCGATTTGTTTTTTATATTCTAAAAATTCTTTGTATTCGTTTTCGTTTACCAAACCTACTTCATAACCATATTTGCGTAAACGAATTTCTGAATTATCATTTCTTAATGTTAGCCGATTCTCTGCCCGACTTGTCAATAACCGATATGGTTCTACCACACCTTTATTAACTAAATCATCAATCATAACTCCAATGTATGATTCATTTCTTTTAAGAATTAATGGATCTTTGTTATCAATTTTTCTTACTGCGTTTATTCCGGCAATTAATCCTTGCCCTGCAGCTTCTTCATATCCACTTGTTCCATTAATTTGTCCAGCAGTAAACAGTCCACCAACTTTTTGAAGTTCTAATGAAAGTTTTAGTTGTTGCGGGTTTATACAATCATATTCAATTGCATACGCTCATTTGTCAACAACTACGTTTTCAAATCCTGGTAAACTTTTTAGCATTTGTTCTTGAACTTCAATTGGCATTGAAGTTGAAAAACCTTGCACATAAAAAGTATCAAGATGAACTGATTCAGGTTCTAAGAAAATTTGATGTGTGTCTTTCTTATTGAACCGTACAATCTTGTCCTCAAAACTTGGGCAGTATCGTGGTCCAATACCTTCAACTTGTCCAGAGTACATTGCACTTCTGTGTAAGTTGTCTTCAATTATTTTTTTTGTTTCTACAGTTGAATGAATTAAATAACATGGCAATTGATCTTCAAACTTAATTGGATTTTTAGTTGAGAAAGAGAAAGCAAGTTCTCTATCTGTTCCAGGTTCCAATGCAGTTTTTGATAAATCAATTGAATCTTTTTTAACTCTTGGAGGAGTTCCGGTTTTGAATCTTAAAGTTTCAATTCCTAATTTTTCAAAAGATTTAGAAAGTGAATTAACAGTTATCTCGTCATTTGGCCCGGCTGAATATTTTTCTTCACCTCTAAAAATTAAACTTGATAAGTATGTTCCTGTTGTAAGAACAACAGCTTCACATTCTATTTCTCTTCCATCTTCCAAGCAGACAGATTTCACATTATTTTGTTCATCCAACATTATGTCGTGAACAATTCCTATTACCAATTCCAAAAGAGATTGTTCTTTGACAATCTTTCTCATATAGTTTTGGTATTCTAATTTATCTGTTTGTGCTCTTAAAGCTCAAACTCCAGGTCCTCTTGATGAATTTAAAAGTTTCATTTGTAAAGCTGTTGCGTCAGCTGCTTTACCCATTTCTCCACCAAGGGAATCTATTTCTCTTACAACAATTCCTTTTGCAGGTCCTCCTATTGAAGGGTTGCATGGCATTGCTGCTATTTTATCTTCATATAAATTTACAAGAATAGTTTTTTTACCAAGTCTTGCACTTGCTAGTGCAGCTTCTACTCCTGCGTGTCCAGCACCAACAACAACGACATCCGCCTTCATTATTTGAACCTCCTTCTATTTAATTCTTTCAAATAAAACTAGTTTATTTGTAATTTGTTTGTAATCAAAATTGTTTTCTGAAATATTTTCAAAATTTATTTCATTATTTTCTAATCCCATTTGTCCAATCATCTTAGAATAATTTTCAGTTAAAATTGGTTTTAGTAAAAATGAAATGATAATTATATTTTTTTGTAAGATAGACAGAACTAAATTTAATTCTTCTAGCTTACCTTCTTTTTCTAATGCTCAAGGTTTTGTATCCTCGATAAATTTATTACACTCTTGTCCTAATTTCAAAACAGTTTGTGTAGCTTCACTAATGTTATAAACATCCATTTGTTTTTTATATTCATCAATTGTTTCTAAACCTAATTTAACCAATGGGCGGTTAAGGTCTAGATCAACTTTATTTAATTTACCATCAAAATATTTTATGATCATGTTTGATACTCTTGAAATTAAATTACCAACATTGTTAGCCAAGTTTGTATTGAATGATTCCACAAATAATTCTTCAGTTAAGTTTCCATCTTTATCTGTTGGCAAATTATTTGCCACATAAAAACGAACTGCATCACTTGAATACTTTTCAATCAGTTCAATTGGGTCCACAACGTTACCTAAAGATTTTGACATTTTATTTCCACCACTTAGAATTCAACCATGGCTTAAAAGTTTGTCTGGCATTTTTAAATCAAGTGATTTTAAAATTACAGGTCAATAAATTGAGTGGAAGCGAGTTATCTCTTTTCCAACAAATTGTAAAACTTCACTGTCTTTACTTCAGAATTTTTTTAGCAATGAATCATCTTCACTTCCTCATCCCAAAGCTGTGATGTAGTTTGAAAGTGCATCTATTCAAACATAAATAACGTGGTTAGAATTTTCAATAACTGGTATCCCTCATTTGAAACTTACTCTTGTTACAGAAAGATCTTCAAGATCGTTATTTATAAAATTATTTAACATTTCTTTTTTTCTAGCTTCAGGTTCTAAGAAATTAGTTTTGAATAAATCTACTAAGAAATCTTTGAACGCAGAAACTTTTAACATATATGTTTCTTCTTGAAAATCTTTGGCCACGTTTTTACAAACGTTATGCACAAAGTTTTCATCCATTTGTTCATAAGTTAAAAACTCTTCACAACTTACACAGTATTTCCCTTTGTACTCCGAAGGATAAATTAATTCCTTTTCTAAAAGTAAAGAAAATATTTTTTGAACTGCTTTCATGTGATCTTCGTCTGTTGTACGAATGAACCTATCAAAGTCAATATGAAGTTTTGTTCATAAATCCTTGAAAGACTCTACAATCCCATCCACATATTCTTTAGGTGTAAGGTTTGCTTCATTTGCTTTTTGTTCAATTTTTTGTCCATGTTCATCTGAACCTGTTAAAAAGAAAACATCATATCCATTTTCTTTTTTATATCTTGCCATAACATCAGCTAGTGTAGTTGTGTATGTGTGTCCAATATGCAATTTACCACTTGGGTAGTAAATTGGCGTTGAAACAAAAAACGATTTTTTCATAATTATTTTTCCTCTGTTTGTAGGTGATAAATAGCTTTAAGTCCTCTATAACTTTCATTTGCTGTTAAACCATAACCAACGATGAAAATATCGTCTATTGAAAATAAAGAATCAACTTCTAATTCTGCAGATCTATCTTTATGTTTTTTTTCAATTAAAGATAAAATCTTTACATCTTTTGGTTCTTCTTCATTTACAATATCGTAAAGTTTTTTTAATGCATTTCCTTTATAGAAAATATCTGAAACTATTAACACGTTTCTTCCTTTTAATGATGTTTCAAATCCCAAATCAATTTTTGTTGAATTTGAGTCTTTAGTTTTTGCCACAAATTGAATAGTTACATCAATTGGCAACTCCCGAATTAAGTCCGCCACAAAAACAAATGTGCTAGATAAATCAGCAACTATTGTCAACTGTTCGTTTTCGTACATTTTTCCATATTCATTTGCAGCTTTAATTACAGCAGCTTTAATTTCTTCTTCTGTAATTACCGTTACTAACTTCTGATTGTCTGACATTATTACAACACCCTTCTAAAAATCTTATCTACATTCCTTATAAAGAATTTCAGGTCAAATAATTCCTCTAATTCTTTTTCATTTTCAATATAGCTTAAAATACCGTTATTTAGTAGAACTTCTTTGAATTCGCTTCCGTTACTTTGCGCTTCCAAAGTACATTTTTGTACGAAATCATAAATTTGCTCTCTAGAGTAATTATACTTCATTAAGATGTAAGTTAATACCCTTTGACTAAAGAAAAGTCCTTTTTGTTCATTTATGTGTTTTTCAATGTTAATTTTATTAACAACCACATTATCAATGGTATTTTTCATTCTATTTATTATGTAAATAATTATGTTAAAAACGTCTGGTAACATAAGTCTTTCATTAGAACTGTGAGAGATGTCTCTCTCATGTCATAATAAGTTGTTTTCTAATGACATAGTAATAAAACTTCTCACATATCTTGCAAGACCTGAGATATTTTCACTACTTATTGGATTCTTTTTGTGAGGCATTGAACTTGAACCCTTTTGTCCCTTGTCAAAACCTTCACAAATTTCACTAACTTCACTTCTTTGAAAATGTCTAATTTCAATAGCCATTTTCTCTAAAGTTGTTGCAATACTTGAGAATGCCATTATTAAATTAGCATGGCGATCTCTTTGAGTTACTTGTGTAGAAAGATTGTCTACATTTAAATTCATTTCTTTTGCAACTATTTCTTCAACTTCTAATTCAAGGTTAGCGTAGTTACCCATTGAACCTGAAATTTTTGAAACTTCTATTTGTTTTCTTGCTAATTTTAGTCGCTCTAAATTTCTTTGCATTTCTTCAAATCATAACAAGAATTTTAGTCCTAATGAAGTTGGTTCTCCATACATACCATGGGTTCTTCCCATTATAATTTGTTCTTTATGTTCAATTGCTTTTTCTTTTAAAACCAATAAAAGTTCATTTAAAGCTTTTTCAACTAATTCATTTGATTGTTGTATTAATTTATTTTGCGCAGTATCAACAACGTCAGTTGAAGTTAAACCCAGGTGAATTCATTTTTTTTCTTCACCCAGAGTTTCAGAAATTGCACGCGTAAAAGCTACAACGTCATGTTTTGTTTCTTTTTCAATTTCCAACATTCTTTGTCTATTTATTTTTGCATTCTTAAAAATTAATTCACAATCTTTTTCAGGCACTACCCCTAATTCCATTCATGCTTTAACAACAAATTTTTCAACATCCAATCATGTTTCTAATTTGTTATCTTCATCTCAAATTTTTTCAA includes these proteins:
- the mnmG gene encoding tRNA uridine-5-carboxymethylaminomethyl(34) synthesis enzyme MnmG; this encodes MKADVVVVGAGHAGVEAALASARLGKKTILVNLYEDKIAAMPCNPSIGGPAKGIVVREIDSLGGEMGKAADATALQMKLLNSSRGPGVWALRAQTDKLEYQNYMRKIVKEQSLLELVIGIVHDIMLDEQNNVKSVCLEDGREIECEAVVLTTGTYLSSLIFRGEEKYSAGPNDEITVNSLSKSFEKLGIETLRFKTGTPPRVKKDSIDLSKTALEPGTDRELAFSFSTKNPIKFEDQLPCYLIHSTVETKKIIEDNLHRSAMYSGQVEGIGPRYCPSFEDKIVRFNKKDTHQIFLEPESVHLDTFYVQGFSTSMPIEVQEQMLKSLPGFENVVVDKWAYAIEYDCINPQQLKLSLELQKVGGLFTAGQINGTSGYEEAAGQGLIAGINAVRKIDNKDPLILKRNESYIGVMIDDLVNKGVVEPYRLLTSRAENRLTLRNDNSEIRLRKYGYEVGLVNENEYKEFLEYKKQIEQTIELLKEIRFSPKTELAIELDNLDQAHLTQGLSAYEILKQPKVEINVLKKYINELNNLTDNQLQNVLINIRFEGYIKKENETINKFVRLETKQIPTDIDYSTVENIALEARQKLEKVRPVSIGQASRITGVNPADIQMLLFHLKKKYNEV
- the metG gene encoding methionine--tRNA ligase — translated: MKKSFFVSTPIYYPSGKLHIGHTYTTTLADVMARYKKENGYDVFFLTGSDEHGQKIEQKANEANLTPKEYVDGIVESFKDLWTKLHIDFDRFIRTTDEDHMKAVQKIFSLLLEKELIYPSEYKGKYCVSCEEFLTYEQMDENFVHNVCKNVAKDFQEETYMLKVSAFKDFLVDLFKTNFLEPEARKKEMLNNFINNDLEDLSVTRVSFKWGIPVIENSNHVIYVWIDALSNYITALGWGSEDDSLLKKFWSKDSEVLQFVGKEITRFHSIYWPVILKSLDLKMPDKLLSHGWILSGGNKMSKSLGNVVDPIELIEKYSSDAVRFYVANNLPTDKDGNLTEELFVESFNTNLANNVGNLISRVSNMIIKYFDGKLNKVDLDLNRPLVKLGLETIDEYKKQMDVYNISEATQTVLKLGQECNKFIEDTKPWALEKEGKLEELNLVLSILQKNIIIISFLLKPILTENYSKMIGQMGLENNEINFENISENNFDYKQITNKLVLFERIK
- a CDS encoding phosphoribosyltransferase, with protein sequence MSDNQKLVTVITEEEIKAAVIKAANEYGKMYENEQLTIVADLSSTFVFVADLIRELPIDVTIQFVAKTKDSNSTKIDLGFETSLKGRNVLIVSDIFYKGNALKKLYDIVNEEEPKDVKILSLIEKKHKDRSAELEVDSLFSIDDIFIVGYGLTANESYRGLKAIYHLQTEEK
- the purB gene encoding adenylosuccinate lyase, with the translated sequence MLDRYAIKEIEKIWDEDNKLETWLDVEKFVVKAWMELGVVPEKDCELIFKNAKINRQRMLEIEKETKHDVVAFTRAISETLGEEKKWIHLGLTSTDVVDTAQNKLIQQSNELVEKALNELLLVLKEKAIEHKEQIIMGRTHGMYGEPTSLGLKFLLWFEEMQRNLERLKLARKQIEVSKISGSMGNYANLELEVEEIVAKEMNLNVDNLSTQVTQRDRHANLIMAFSSIATTLEKMAIEIRHFQRSEVSEICEGFDKGQKGSSSMPHKKNPISSENISGLARYVRSFITMSLENNLLWHERDISHSSNERLMLPDVFNIIIYIINRMKNTIDNVVVNKINIEKHINEQKGLFFSQRVLTYILMKYNYSREQIYDFVQKCTLEAQSNGSEFKEVLLNNGILSYIENEKELEELFDLKFFIRNVDKIFRRVL